The Numenius arquata chromosome 6, bNumArq3.hap1.1, whole genome shotgun sequence sequence CTGAGTATTTTGAAAGagcatgtgtgtgcgtgtgtgcctgCACATGTGTAGATAAATAACCACAGCATTTTAtgcaagaattcttttttttttatgttgaagGACATACACTTACTCTTACATAATAGCTTTAGCTATTGCACTGACATTTCAAATTGCTATTTCCACCCTAACCTGAGTCGTCTTATTTTGAGATTGTGTAGTAACCCCATTAGTATGTTTTAAATCCCAGTCTCATTAACCTTTAAAAAACTGCTTGTTTATTTGAGAGGTCTGGGGAATCTAATTGCACATCCAGAAGAGGAGATGGGGGATGTACTCTCCTCACTCAATTCTTTTACCATTTGTTGGAGCTCGGAAAATTGAACAAAACCTCTTTGTTTGATCCTGCAATTTAGCAGTTGCTTTGCTGTCTGACagttgtctctgtgtgtgcgAATTGGGTTTGCAGAACAGGGGTGTAGAGTGCAGAGGGGTAGGATACAGGGAGCAGGAGCCTGACGAGAAGAAAACAGATGGGGGAAAATGCCTGAGGCAGGTACCAACCAAGTCACAGAAAACTGCAAGGCTTAGGGAGCTGAAGACTAGGAGAAACGGAGGGAGCTCAGCTTAAATGATTAAAGGTGTGAGAGGTTTGCATGGATGCCCTCTAATGCATCTGTCATGGCGAAGGTTGATCTCTCAGGATCAAGGTAGTATATTTCTGTGATAACTTGGAATATTTCTCTACCTTTCCCATCTCAATCATGAAGGAAGCCTTTCAGGAAGCTTTCCGTGTCCTCCAAATTATTTGAGTAGCACATTGTTTAGAAAGTAGAACTGTTTATcttaaattcagtatttctaaAGGCTTGATTTGCTTGGACTACATTGAGTTTCCTGGTCTGGCCTGAGTGGCCAATTCTGTTAGCCTTCCCATTTTGTGTCTGTTGTATGTTATTACAGGTTTTCGGTGTACATTATGTCTGGAAAGTTTGCTTTGTTGTCATACAGAAATGAAATGTAGCTCGCTTGAAGAGCTGGGTATATTGGTCCCTTTTGAAGTtgaggtttgtcttttttttttttttttaaacccaaacaaagcaaaccccaaaatTCCACCagcacaaaagcaaagaaagaaaaacaaaaaagccacacCCCAATACCAAAAACACCCAAACCTTTTCAGTCCATATTTCAAGAATCGAGAACTTAGTTAACCCATTTTAATAAGATTGAGTAATGCATAAAGGGGAGTGTTTGTGTTGTCCCATATGTGGGAGCATTGCTGTTTTTCAGCGTAATTCTTCCTGTGCCATGTGCTTAGCTACCCTACCAGTAGACACCTATGTGTATTCTGACTGGTGCTAAACACTGCTTCAAGCTGCATCAATTTTTTTAGATAGCAGCGTAGGCCTGAGGAATACATTTGTGATCAAGATTTGGTGGGGAGAAAAGAGGCGGCTGGGATGGAAATACCTCTGAAGTCCCGAGCAGTAGTTTGTGCTTCAAAAATGCATCTTAAATGCACTGGAAAGTCAATCTCAATACACAACACAGTGAGCACCACTCTTAAATAAGATAAAAAGCATTTGTTTACCAAGGGTCTCTGGTATGATTACATACTTTCCTGTCCTGTGGTGTTCCTGTAGGAAGTCAGTAAAGCTTCACCTTCTGTTTGTCAGAGGGAGATGGGAGCTGAATGACTCTAGGGAAGCCAAAACTACAAGTGAACTTCCCTGGCTGACCTCTGTTTATGCCCttgattttggtttctttttaatgtaatgtGTGTGTATAGAACAAGTGCTGTAAGAGTAAAGGAAATATAACCCCTCTGAAAATGCAGAAGCAGTGTACCTGCCTTGAGTCCTGATCAAGAAGCAGAAGATGCTCCTGTGCCTGATCTGTTGGGAAGTATCCTGTCTGGACAGAGCTTTCTCATGATGAGTAGTTCGGATGTGGTCATCAACAGGGATGGTTCACTGACAGCGAAGAAGGCAGGTAAGGGTTTGGCACTTCATAGTGCAATTCACCTCTGTGTTTCATCCATGTCTGCCCTGGTCCTACAGGCTGCATAGGGATATTCTTATTGAGCATTTGAATACATAGGATAGATTTGGTAGTTGCCAGCAGTAATCCATCTAAGATTCTTAAGTATGCTCTGTAACAGTGTTACTTGTCTCTGTTTTAATTGCAGAGCTGAGGCATTACTGGAGGATTTTGGTTTTAATAGGTAGTTTCCTTTTTTTAGAAGTACTGCGCTGTAGTTTCATGCTTTGTTATAAAAAATGGAGGACTGGATAGAGCAGAGACATCTTAGTACCCGATTCTTCCGGCATTTGTCGTGcgctgctgctgtgcctgtgaACTGTACTTTGATTTGAAGAGCAGTGATGAGGACCTTGGCaagaagtttcttttcaaaagtagAGCTCTAGAACATGTGTTAGCATCTTCAGCTGTGTCTTCCTTTGGCATGGTATTATTTGGAAAGAATCTCTTCAAATCAAAACTTGGACCTTAATTCTTAAAATAGTACCTATAACATCCTCTGTTACAGTAAGTTTTATCAATCGGCAACTACAGGATAATAAACACAAATCTGGTGATATCTACAGAatagaataatttatttcctaaaCAGTAGTGTTTACCTCAAAGATGCAGTTGTATGGCATTAAACCTTGAGCATCTGACCAAAAGAACTATTGGACTGCCTTATTACCGTGTGGTATGTCTGCAAACCAAAGTGGAACTTAACATAATTAGCTTGGTACTTCTTTTAATGTTGGGGGAAAATGTCCAGATTCATACTGAAAAGCTTAATTGTTTGCTTGTGTGCCGTAGCTCCACTTCATAGAAAATCAGCGAATGACTTGAGAGTGGATGATGGTTCAGGACATAACACCCAACCGAGTACAGTGCACTCAGGGACCACAGCAAGCAGCTCCATTGCTGGACCTTCGTTTTCCTCTGGGCCAAGTACTCGCACCAGACCCTCCTCCTCAAGCTTGTTTTCATCCCCTTCACCCTCACTGAGCAGGATTGAGCCTGCAGCAAACCCTGCACAGATTATATCAGAAAAGGCAACTGTAAAATCAGAATTTTCAATGACACCCAGGTCTGTTCACACTCAGAATATAGCTACTTTGAGCAGGCATGGCTCCAAGTTAGATGAAATGCCCAGATTTAATGGAAACTCTAAAAACTTTGCACCCAGTGACTCATCTTCAAAGCCTCTGAGCTGTAACTTGAATTCTGGCTCAAAAGCTGTAACTGTGAGGCAACCATTAAAACCACCTCTCAAGAGAATTGACATCTTTGAGCTTCCCAGGATACCAAAGATTAAAAAGGAAACCAGCAGCAAGCAGGTGGAGCCGAAACCCGCAGGAAGCCAAAGCTGCGACATCCCCAGCTCCTGTATAACCCAGCTGACTGGCAAAGAGAGCACTAGTCAATCGGGACGGGGTAGCAAGGTGGAAAGTCAGAAGTCAAATGCCAAGGAATCTCAGCAACAAACACATACAAGTGGGATGTCTTTTTCTACCAATACAGGCGTGTATAGCAGCTCATCCTTACTGGGCGCTTCGAGAAGCAAGGGCCAAAGCTCTTTTGAgagttttaaaatcaatattcCTGGAAACGCAGGGCATCCCAGCAGACTGTCCAACCCAGGATTTTGTAACACCTTTCGCCCTGTGGATGACAAAGCGCAACAGAAAGAGAGTCCTTCACCTCTCTTCTCAGTTAAGAAAAAGCAGGTTAAAAGTGAAATATATGATCCCTTTGAGCCAACAGGATCAGACTCGAGTTCAGCAAGCAGCAGTCCCGAAAGGCTTGGCTCAGGGATCCCGCTAACTAATATTACCAGGACTATTTCCATTGAAAATCCAAAAGTTCAAACGTTTCAGACTGTCCGTCGTTTCACCCCTTACCTGGTAGAAAATATATTTGGATCTGGGGCTGACTCTGACGTACCATCCAGTAACACAGAGTCTCATGATGACATAACGGTAGAAAGCAGGATTGTAGAACAGATCTCTGATACAGAGGAACGAGACAATATGGGTGACAAAGACTTTCTAAGCAGTCCTTGCACTTCATCTGCTGTTAAACAAATTTCTAATGCAGAGCATTtaaaggaggaaagcagagagggCCCTAATGTGTTCTTTAATGCTGAAGAATTGATTAGACCTAATATTAACATGAAAGTTGAACCAGGTAGTCCCTCAAAGAATGATGGGCAGCAGAAAGTCCAAAAGGTAGAACAAACAGAGCGGCGATCGCGTTCCAGATCCTGTTCAAACTCCAGCTCccgaagcaagaagaaaatgaaaaggaaaaaggcactTGTTAAAGAGCGTAAGAGATCCCGGTCAGGGTCTAGGGGTAGAGCACACTCAAGGGACCGAAGCTCCAGATCTACCTCATGGTCAGGTGGAGAAGAGCATAGCAAAACACATGCATTGAAACCCAGGAGCAGGAGGTCTTCTACTGAGCGTTCTAGCAGTCATGAACgatctaaaaaaaagaaaatgaaggataaAACGAAggataaaaaggcaaaaacttctTGGTCCAGGGAGAGAAGGAAATCTAGGTCACATTCAGGTAGTCCTGGAAGTACTTCTGAGTtttatgaaaacaggaaaaagaaaagacggTCTCGATCAAGATCAAGACGGAGGGAACGTTCCTGGTCAAATAGCACTGAGAGGACTAAAAGGCGGAAACACAGGAGAGACAAAAGCTATGAGAGGTATGATAAAGATAGTAGCTTGAGGTCAAGGGACAGAAAGAGATCGAGATCCAGGTCTCGGGAGAGGAGAAAGTGGAGGTCTCGGTCTCGGTCTGCATCTCGATCTCGGGAGCACAAAAGCAGCAAATCCAAGGAAAAAAGACCAAGATCGAGATCAcgttccaaagaaagaaaacacagatcaAAAGAGACCTCGCTTCCTCCTCCACCAGAAAAGGATCAAAAGCTTCCAGTTGAAAATGTGTCCAGGTGTGTGGAGCAACCCCATTCCTTCAAAGAGCCAAAGGAGGAGCTAGTACTAGAAGAGCTTTCCATAACCATCCAACCAAATGTCAAACTTGAGGAAGTACAGGCTGACACCCCGGTTCAACTGAGAGAGATTCAAGAAACTATAAAGGTAGAGCCTACCTGTGAGGAAGTGACCAGTGAAACGGCATTCCCTGTGCCAGAGATCGCAAACATTTGTGTTCCAGTTGGCAATGTGGATTCTTTTGCTGAAACAGAATTAGTGAGAAGTAGTGATCCAGCAGTGCTTGGTAGCTGTAGCAATACAAACCTTGAGATTAcagttaaaatagaaaataccGCATTATGTCCATCTCTGATGGAACCGCCCCCAAAGAAGGAAGTTATCATGCACACCCCGGCTGAGGCTGCACCAATTCAAAGCTCCtccaaaagcaaaataacagaTTGTGTGAAGGAGGTTAAAGATGAGTGCCTTGTGTCAAATGAGAAAACTGGTAATTTCAGTAAGCCTGAACTGGAGGTGGTACCTCAGGGTCCTGTGTTGAAATCAAAAGCACCAGTGAAAAGAGTTACCTGGAATCTTCAAGAGGAAGAAAGTGGCACATTGTCTGCTGGAAAAGCTCCAAGTAAGtctctctgaaaacaaacagcagtTGCAATAGGCTGTATGAGGCTTAGGGTTTTGGTGCCTGAGTAAAACTGGTTGTAGTGTAGCAGCTCTGTCATCTGAGCTGGGGTGTTGCTGTGGTTTCCAATCCTGAGAGCTGGCATTTTGCACTTGTCGAAATCCTGAGGTGAGTTGTGTTAATGAATGGGAGAGGACACGCTGTCAGCAGGGCTCAGCTAGCCAGCGGCAACCTCTTTGACCGTGAAGCGGCTCTTGCAACCTGATCTCTGAACTGGCAGCCTGCGTTCCACCCTTTCTGCAGTTAACTAGAGTGGTTGTTTTGCCTTcagaatttataaatatttctcagAACTGAGGAGTGTGACAAATCCAAGTAGCTCGCTTCTGTGAGCTTTGCTAAGACAAAGCTGCTAGAAAGAGTTTGGCTTAGGATGTGTGATGTGTGTTGACAGAGTTGCTTGTGTGGTCCTTGTTGGTTACTCCCATGGAAACCCAGTAAAAAGCAATTGCTTAAGGGGATGATAAGTCCTCTATTATCAGAAGCTTTAAAATGTTGATGACTGCTAAACAAAATCTTTTTATAGCTAGCTTTGCTGTtagatccttttatttttttaaatataattggcTTTGAATCTTTGACCAATTAggtttattttgttcttaaatgttttcctttccttctcttgggGAACCTAGGGATGCCATTTTACAAACTTCAGCGAGCAAAAGAAGGGGCCTGGAAAGCAGAGGACTTGAACCAAACGTTAAATCAGGTGCAGTTAAATGAGCCTCCTCCAACCAATTATATGATTCCTGAGCCTATGTTTCCTGATCTAGATTCCTCTCAGGTTGGTTCCTATTCTGGCACCTAAGTGTCATGGAAGGCATCCCACCTCATCTGTGCCCTCGTTGTGCAACACCCTCCTCTCATGGCAGAGTTCGCCTTCCTCTGCGTGCGGTACATTTCATATAGCCCATACACCTCAGCAGTCCTCTAATCATTTAATCTCTCAGGGGGTCCTTATAGGTGAAggagcacattttcttttaattctgctttATACATGCAGCTTCTGTTTTCAGCAGTAACTTGTGGAAAGATGATGCTGTTTGAGAAGCTGTGAGCTTCTCCGTGGTTGTGAGCAGGCTGTCAAAATTGGCCTGGTGGCATCGGTCCGTGCCATCAGCCTGTGCAGCCCACCGGTTAAAAAGTGAGTGGGGCTGGTGCTAGCTCCATGTGCACAGAGACCTAGTTGAGGGCTGGGATGTTGGCCTCCCTCATTTAAACTAGTAATTACTTGCCTGTTTGAGTGGGTAAAGGTGCTCTGAAAGCCCTGATCTGATGCAGTCTCTTGTAAGTACAAGCATTTACAAAATGATATGTTTCACAGGTGTACTGTCAAAATATACCTTTGACGCCACCTCTGCCCTCAAGCCTTCCCCCCTACGCCCCCGTCAGCCAGCCCACGGTTCAGTTTATCATGCAGGGTAGTCTTCCAGTGCTTGGCTGCACGGCAGCACAGAGCCTGACTCCGGAGCCAGGCAGCCTGGCTACTGCATCTGAACCAGGAATCCAAGCTGCTTCTGTTGGAAACGTAGAAGAAAAGATCAAAGCACCCAAACCTCCAGTGGATAAAACGAAAAATGAGGAAGTGAGTGAATGCTATCAAGTGGCAAATGCATAAAATGAATGAGCTGTTTATTTGAACTGTTAAAGTTTGGGAATTTTTAACTCTGTACTGTATTTTCCCAGCCCCTGTTGTCACTATTGTTTTTGGTGATTGACTATGCTACCCCAGGAGTGGCAGGCAATCCTTTCTTTGATTTACTCCATTTGATGATTCCACTGCTGCTTCATTGCAATACGACAGAGAGGGATTAAAGCATCTAAAATACATTCTTGAAGCTCTGAAACTTTCTTGCATGAatgtttggaagggactttccaGAAGCCAAAATCTCTTAATTTCTTTAAACACCtggtcttttcctttccttccagctttgAAATTAATGTCAATTCTCATAACAGTCCTTTAGAGAGGTAGGGCTGTATCTTGCTGCTTACCAGCACTGAAAACGCAGAGATGGTAAAATACTTGTAGATTTTGCAGTGCTAGTCCCTTGCTGCCGAGTTTTGGGTTTGCTGTGCAGGCTATCTGCTCTAAGCATAGTGGATGTTAATACAAGAACAAAAACTCGTTAGCCAATTATTTTACtgtctaccacaaaaaaaaaaaaacagtaagatgCTTTTCCCACCAAACCTTTATTTTTGAGCAGCAGTTTTTATGGACTTGTTTGGTTTGGATGTCTTCTGTAATCCTTAATTTATATGCAACTCTGCAATTTTCAGAATGCCTTTAGAGCTACCTGAAGCTTTATATTCACAGCTATGACTTGCTGCCTTTAGAATTTGATGCCTTTTGATGGGTGTATGTTTACTTCAGAGTTgttggaagggaaggaggagaccaAAATTAGTAAGTGGACATTGTAGTCACTTGCCTAAAACACAggcataaaataataaatgttacaTAAAATAAGAGTTCCTCATAGTGCAAACTGGTATTTGTTTCAAGACTGCAATTTACAGTAAAGGAAATCACTTTGGGGCTAGCTCTTACTTGGGTCGCTGAAATTGTGAAATGAGCATTTTCATTGCTAGAGCATTTCTAAGAAAAACAGATTCAGAAACCATTGCTGAGATAGCACAAGGTAGTGAACCTCTCTTTGCTGTGCAGTACATGAAGAAGCTTCACATGCAGGAAAGGGCTGTGGAAGAAGTGAAACTTGCTATTAAACCTTTTTACCAGAAGAGGGAGATTACAAAGGAGGAGTACAAGAACATTCTTcggaaagcagtgcaaaaggtAAGGTTACAGTGCGTTTcaccaggatgaggaggagctGTGCAGGTCCTCAAATAAGTGGCAGTACTTTGGATTGCATTTACCAGCCTCAgcaattacattttatttacatttacatttaattACAGCAATTACCCAGCTGTAACTGAGTAGCAGATCTTTGGACTCTGACTCACAATCTGCAGTCTTGTGGTGAAGCAATAGTTGCTATGTGCAGGGCTGAGCGGTGCCATTGAGAGTTGTCAAGCTGTTCCttttagttttcctttgtgttttcagtGGTCCAGAACATTGCTAAGCTTAAGCTTCTAAGCTGAAATGTTACATGGTACATGCCTTGGGTGAGAATGGTCAAATCTGTCATTAAGAACTTTGGCCAGAATCATCAAGCTGTTTTTGATAAAGCGAGAAAATACTTTGTGCGTGAATTCCTTGAGCATCTGTGGTGTCCCTGAACTTTGGAAGAGGGCCTTGCAAATTGGCTGATGTTGACTTTTGTTTCCAATCTTAGTGCTGACCAGATCAGGACTAAAAAAAGACCTGATCAGCAGGTAAACGTTGTCTTGTAAGAGCAAGTAACCCTCTTGTGGCAAAGGCAGTTAAATGATACCCTGGAGAACTGTAttctctccctgctctgtgttctTGCTATCACTGAAAAGTTCCATGATAAATGAAGATTCCTGACATAATGGCTGTGATTTCACATCTTCTACGTGACCCATGTGAGCCTCAAGTGTTGTTTGTAGGAGAGCCGAGCAACACCAATTGCAGCTGAAGTCGCTGTGAACTCTTCTCTGAAAACTGATAAAATTCTTTGTAGGGTCTGTTCTCTTCCATATCTGAAAATGTGCCCTCAAAACTGCCAGATTCTGTTAATCTGAGCATCACTTCCTCAAAATCATCAGAAAAATGGGAAATCAACACTTCTGTGTTTACCCCATATTGTGAAAAAATGGCTAGACAGAAAAGCCTTTAGTAAAAATGAATAATTCTGCTTTCAGAGATGCTTCTTGATGCAGTTGGTGCTCAGTAGATTACCTCTGGGCCACTTCTGGAATGCTTGAAGTAAAATATTACTCGTATCTTTGttgcattttctgctttgtgtctTGCTAGCTATGAGACTCAAGGGCAGGAATCGGTTCCCCTGGGAAGCTTAGGGCTGCTTTACAATTTGTCTGTTGCCTGCCTTGAACTGCTGTTAATTCTGTTAATTGACCAAATGCCTTTTCTAATCCCTTGTAGATCTGCCACAGCAAAAGTGGAGAGATCAACCCCATGAAGGTAGCTAATCTGGTGAAGGCGTATGtggaaaaatacaaacatatgAGGAAACATAAGAAATCTGATGGTGAAGATACACGTGAAGTGGAAAATTGAGAGCAAGCCACAGCCAGCATGACTCGGACTGAATTTATTCTGGCTGTGAACACTTATGCCAGAGGGAATAACAGATCTGCAGTTGCATCTCATTGAAAATAAGCAAGATTATAATAGGATTTATCTGCGGAACCTTCTTTTGAATTGTTTCCATATGGGAATGAActtggggtggttggtttttttttttttgattacctACAGATGTAGAACTAAACAATCAAAACGCCTCAGACCAGCAGAGTAATTCgaggggaaacacagaagagattAATGTTTAGGACTCCCGGATTGCTACAGTTTTCAGGGTTACTTTGATTAAATTTTGGGGCTGTGCACCTGTCTTGCTAAAAGTTTGAAACTGGACACCACTTTTCATATACAGTACATTGAGAGCTGTATACTGTTTCCCTTGTGTTTATTTATCAAAATATGGATTGTCTTTAGAAACTTCTGATTTAATACTTGAAATGTTGTATTTTTAGCCCCTTCGATGGTGAGCGAAGCTTTATTTGCTCTGTCGTTTGGGGATTGCGGAAACGAGCTAACCTTTATAAACTGACTTCAGAAACACTGCTCAAGCTGTGGTGTTTATTTACATTCTGTTGGAAGTATCCTGTTAGTGAAAAGTTTAATTTTGGGGTGGGAGACTGTGTTGCACTTCTGTAAATAATGCACTGATGGCTGGTTTTGTGTctgcctttcaggaaaaaaaaaaaaaaggaaaaaaaagcaagcattgtGAATTTTCAGTAACAAGGCTGGAGGGTTAAGGTTGAACTGATGTACAGAAGCAGAAATGTAACAGAatttataaagttattttgaACAGTTTTAGTCCCATAGCAGGTGTCATTTGTTTGTCTTACAGCTGCCTCTTGCCCTGGCTATTCTGTGTAAACCTGCACCCTTGGTTCTTGTGTAAGGAATACCGTGTTTCTAGAAGAGGATTGGAGTTGGATAAGTCATTGTTCCTCCTCTTCTGTAGGAGGACTGAGTTCACGATCAAGAAGTAGTGACTTCATTGtgctttcttcaaaagcactCCTTGTCTGCGTGTACTGCAGAGCAACCCATCTTTTAAGTGATCACCTGAAGTACAATCACTTAGAAATATATTCATCGCCCTTGAACCTGACAAAAAGCATCATTCCCCATCTAACCGTGTTAGGGAGAAGACATTTAACAGGGAAGCTGAAGAGAAAACCAGTAAGTTACAACTTAAAAACTGGTTTTCCCTTCAACGGGAACTGAATGTATGCAGCCTGTTGGGCCAGATGTCGGCAACTCCTCTTGCTCGAGGGCTTTCTTAACCTCTTAGAGTGTGCCTGGAAACTGCCCTCTTCAGGGGTAGTCTTGCTGCTTGTCCTTCAAAGAGAAAACAGTTAGGCTCTCTGGGATGaattttataaagcaaataactgcagctttttttttttcctggggagtGTGGTAAAACTCACAAATAGCAAGACCTTTGATCCCTTCCTGGCATTCCTAACTTTTCAGTGAACTCTGATTTTGATTATAAGAAATTTTGGCTCTGGTTCCAAGTATCTGGTTTGgagttgttgtggttttttttttttttctatttaaacaaaACGAGCCCATATACCGGTACTGTCTGGACTGGCAAAATGCTTCACTCCCATCATTCACCATCCTACAGAAGTGTTTATGGATGATCTCAGCATTTTTGGAGTTGATGTTTCTTGGCTCTCTTTGCTTCCTCTGTAAAAGTGCAGCCTGAATGGAACGTAAGGGATTGGTAACTTTTGGCTTTCTTTGAAGATTTTGGAGCAAAGGCTCACTAAGACTGCAAGAAGCTGGAAGAGAAGCTTCAGTTTTACAGTTTGTAGCTTGAATATGTACCcagggggtgggtgtggggttgtAAATACAAACACTGCTGATTGATAGATTTCTTGACCAAGCCAAGTTCAGAAACTTTGATGGCACTGTTGGCACGAGAATGAGAGAGTGCCATCTAGTTGAGAATACACTGAGGCTGGAAACTGGACGCTTTGGGATGTATCAGAGGAACAATTCTGGAATAACCTGCCTGCGtgagtggaaaaaaaggaaaaggtaggtGGTGTGAAAAACAAAGCTTGACCAAATAATAGAAGCAACTACACTGTTGCCCAGGAAGACGGTGCCAATCTGTGCTGTTCCTCAGACTGACTCACTGCTTTAAATTCTTGGTGTTAGCCTTGAATTAGCAGTAAATATAACAGCCTGTTGCAAGATACATGAGGAATGCATGG is a genomic window containing:
- the PHRF1 gene encoding PHD and RING finger domain-containing protein 1; this encodes MDDDSQDELINKSAALGKGKRQSLTLLSETESNGGNSCDSEDDTGSEEEEDVTEEEGGEEDKEESEDEELEDCEDDDEEEEEEEETEAAVGGMTDSLKLEPHINRASISSDEDGENCPICLNTFRDQAVGTPENCSHYFCLDCIVEWSKNANSCPVDRILFKYISIRAHFGGKILKKIPVENTKTQGNDGEDDPTFCEVCGRSDREDRLLLCDGCDAGYHMECLNPPLSEVPVDEWFCPACAPMGVSAAADTDHVSEEEVAALVADVVPTTSRLRPHVRTRAIARTRQSERVRATVNRNRITTAQQIQHVPRYLMSSLLDETIEAVVAGLNTAIYQRPLTPRAPTRQKRKTGRRKKVGGKKRTQTKSSAGKKSSGTQLKRRKRVIKKRRGKKMRVRSHVKNELTTRSRIARTLGLSKPVRGASLPSMYKPMEPSLGLMRADIGAASLSVFGDPYELDPYESNEEVPANPDSPVSAKRRVLSQSALRSHRPVARPISVGLPRSSVPALSPDQEAEDAPVPDLLGSILSGQSFLMMSSSDVVINRDGSLTAKKAAPLHRKSANDLRVDDGSGHNTQPSTVHSGTTASSSIAGPSFSSGPSTRTRPSSSSLFSSPSPSLSRIEPAANPAQIISEKATVKSEFSMTPRSVHTQNIATLSRHGSKLDEMPRFNGNSKNFAPSDSSSKPLSCNLNSGSKAVTVRQPLKPPLKRIDIFELPRIPKIKKETSSKQVEPKPAGSQSCDIPSSCITQLTGKESTSQSGRGSKVESQKSNAKESQQQTHTSGMSFSTNTGVYSSSSLLGASRSKGQSSFESFKINIPGNAGHPSRLSNPGFCNTFRPVDDKAQQKESPSPLFSVKKKQVKSEIYDPFEPTGSDSSSASSSPERLGSGIPLTNITRTISIENPKVQTFQTVRRFTPYLVENIFGSGADSDVPSSNTESHDDITVESRIVEQISDTEERDNMGDKDFLSSPCTSSAVKQISNAEHLKEESREGPNVFFNAEELIRPNINMKVEPGSPSKNDGQQKVQKVEQTERRSRSRSCSNSSSRSKKKMKRKKALVKERKRSRSGSRGRAHSRDRSSRSTSWSGGEEHSKTHALKPRSRRSSTERSSSHERSKKKKMKDKTKDKKAKTSWSRERRKSRSHSGSPGSTSEFYENRKKKRRSRSRSRRRERSWSNSTERTKRRKHRRDKSYERYDKDSSLRSRDRKRSRSRSRERRKWRSRSRSASRSREHKSSKSKEKRPRSRSRSKERKHRSKETSLPPPPEKDQKLPVENVSRCVEQPHSFKEPKEELVLEELSITIQPNVKLEEVQADTPVQLREIQETIKVEPTCEEVTSETAFPVPEIANICVPVGNVDSFAETELVRSSDPAVLGSCSNTNLEITVKIENTALCPSLMEPPPKKEVIMHTPAEAAPIQSSSKSKITDCVKEVKDECLVSNEKTGNFSKPELEVVPQGPVLKSKAPVKRVTWNLQEEESGTLSAGKAPRMPFYKLQRAKEGAWKAEDLNQTLNQVQLNEPPPTNYMIPEPMFPDLDSSQVYCQNIPLTPPLPSSLPPYAPVSQPTVQFIMQGSLPVLGCTAAQSLTPEPGSLATASEPGIQAASVGNVEEKIKAPKPPVDKTKNEEYMKKLHMQERAVEEVKLAIKPFYQKREITKEEYKNILRKAVQKICHSKSGEINPMKVANLVKAYVEKYKHMRKHKKSDGEDTREVEN